In bacterium, a single genomic region encodes these proteins:
- a CDS encoding FHA domain-containing protein, whose protein sequence is MEIKDNGFEPLTVEPPTLRVTVEQQGLDARELEFRKGFLIGRGDCCEVQLLSPGVSRRHAQVSYEQGRWWLEDLHSANGTFMQGQRISKIPLGSAVKVVLGSAGDAALLFRVEQPSAEAMTLHEAPPSVTQVIRQYFTPESGEKAGEHTLLIRGAFKRLQLQQKKKYFWIIGGVLVIALALAAYAYVQHQEMKKQKALATQMFYSIKSLELELNHLQLQAAADKDTAALTKAEQIRSRQSELTRNYEKFLDQINFYKDAKWSETDRVILHTARIFGECELGMSQEFLIEVYKYIKQWKKTDRLPKALALARENGFHRIVPRLMLEQHLPPQFFYLALQESDFNNKIVGPPTRFGIAKGIWQFIPATATRYGLKNGPLVGIPQYDPKDERFHFEKATRAAACYIRDIYNTEAQASGLLVMASYNWGERRVVELLQKMPLNPRERNFWELLRLYRGQIPKQTYDYVFHIFSAAVIGENPALFGFQLDNPLREALPPAAG, encoded by the coding sequence ATGGAGATAAAAGATAACGGCTTTGAACCGCTGACGGTGGAACCGCCGACCCTTCGAGTGACGGTCGAGCAGCAGGGCCTGGACGCCCGCGAGCTGGAGTTTCGCAAGGGGTTTCTCATCGGCCGGGGAGATTGCTGTGAAGTGCAGCTTTTAAGCCCGGGCGTCAGCCGCCGGCATGCACAGGTTTCTTATGAACAGGGGCGTTGGTGGCTTGAAGATCTACACAGTGCGAACGGCACGTTTATGCAGGGACAGAGAATCAGCAAAATTCCCCTTGGTTCGGCGGTCAAGGTCGTGCTGGGCTCTGCCGGCGACGCGGCGTTGCTCTTTCGCGTGGAACAGCCCTCTGCGGAGGCCATGACCCTGCATGAGGCGCCGCCCTCGGTCACGCAGGTCATTCGGCAGTATTTTACCCCGGAATCAGGAGAAAAGGCGGGTGAGCATACTCTGCTCATCCGCGGCGCCTTTAAACGGCTGCAGCTTCAGCAGAAGAAAAAATACTTTTGGATCATCGGCGGCGTGCTGGTGATCGCCCTGGCTCTGGCTGCATACGCCTATGTGCAGCATCAGGAGATGAAAAAACAGAAGGCGCTGGCTACGCAAATGTTTTACAGCATCAAGTCCTTGGAATTGGAGTTGAACCATCTGCAACTGCAGGCGGCGGCGGACAAGGATACAGCGGCTCTGACCAAGGCCGAACAAATCCGCAGCCGTCAGTCGGAACTCACTCGCAACTATGAAAAATTTCTCGACCAGATCAACTTTTATAAAGATGCCAAATGGAGCGAGACGGATCGGGTGATCCTGCACACGGCCCGGATTTTCGGCGAGTGCGAGCTGGGCATGTCGCAGGAATTCCTCATTGAAGTGTATAAATATATTAAGCAGTGGAAAAAAACCGATCGCCTGCCAAAAGCGCTCGCTCTTGCCCGGGAGAATGGATTCCATCGAATCGTGCCCCGGTTGATGCTGGAGCAGCATCTGCCGCCGCAGTTTTTTTACCTTGCTCTGCAGGAGAGCGATTTCAACAACAAAATCGTCGGACCGCCCACCCGCTTCGGCATCGCCAAAGGGATCTGGCAGTTCATTCCGGCCACCGCCACGCGCTATGGTCTGAAAAACGGTCCGCTGGTCGGTATCCCCCAGTATGATCCCAAGGATGAACGGTTTCATTTTGAAAAAGCAACTCGGGCGGCAGCCTGCTACATCCGCGATATCTATAACACAGAAGCGCAGGCTTCCGGACTGCTGGTGATGGCTTCCTATAACTGGGGCGAACGGCGAGTGGTGGAACTGCTGCAGAAAATGCCGCTCAATCCCCGGGAGCGGAATTTTTGGGAACTGCTGCGATTATACCGCGGCCAAATCCCCAAACAGACCTACGATTATGTGTTTCACATCTTTTCCGCGGCGGTGATCGGTGAGAATCCGGCCCTGTTCGGGTTTCAACTCGACAATCCGCTGCGGGAGGCGCTGCCGCCGGCTGCAGGGTGA